A genomic window from Lycium barbarum isolate Lr01 chromosome 4, ASM1917538v2, whole genome shotgun sequence includes:
- the LOC132636840 gene encoding arginine--tRNA ligase, cytoplasmic-like isoform X1: MSSFALSLKIPPLLSLSQPPSTKQFINPNFSHFFLNTCILRATTRRFFGAVEVSSRTISTMETDKEIIGSQKQQLAKLFEESLRAAFPDVSDVQPLIAICNDAKHGDYQCNNAMSLWNKLKGKGTQLKGPQPVGKAIIENLPASEMIEKCSIAGPGFVNIVLARQWIAKSLQKMLIDGIETWAPKLPVKRAVVDFSSPNIAKEMHVGHLRSTIIGDTLARMLEFSNVEVLRRNHVGDWGTQFGMLIEFLFDQLPNWEADSTPAIGDLEGFYKASKQRFDSDAEFKERAQKAVVSLQGGEEKYQKAWAQICEISRKEFQKVYERLGVHLEEKGESFYNPYIPKALELLNEKGLIEESEGARVIFIEGKKIPLIVVKRDGGFNYASTDLTALWYRLNEEKADWMVYVTDVGQREHFEMFFSAAKRAGWLPSNDKDYPKASHVGFGLVLGEDGKRFRTRSTEVVKLVDLLDEAKSRCKSALEERGKGKEWTAEELERTAEAVGYGAVKYADLKNNRLTNYTFNFDQMLSDKGNTAVYLLYAHARICSIIRKSGRDIEELKKSGAIDLAHPDERMLGLHLLQFAEIVEEACTNLLPNLVCEYLYNISEDFTGFYTNCQVVGSAEETSRLLLCEATAVVMRKCFHLLGITPVYKI, translated from the exons ATGAGCAGCTTTGCTTTGTCTCTCAAAATTCCACCATTACTTTCACTTTCTCAGCCTCCTTCTACTAAGCAATTTATAAACCCCAATTTCTCACATTTTTTCCTCAATACCT GTATTCTCAGAGCAACAACTAGGAGGTTTTTTGGTGCGGTAGAAGTATCTTCAAGGACAATATCAACCATGGAAACT GATAAAGAAATTATTGGGAGTCAAAAGCAGCAATTAGCAAAGCTATTTGAGGAATCGCTTAGAGCAGCATTCCCTGATGTTTCAGATGTGCAGCCTTTGATTGCTATTTGCAATGATGCAAAACATGGTGACTATCAATG CAATAATGCAATGAGCTTGTGGAATAAACTTAAAGGCAAAGGTACACAATTGAAGGGTCCTCAACCTGTTGGAAAG GCAATTATAGAGAATCTTCCTGCATCAGAAATGATAGAGAAGTGCTCTATAGCAGGACCCGGTTTTGTTAATATTGTATTAGCAAGGCAATGGATAGCAAAG AGTCTTCAAAAGATGCTAATAGATGGCATAGAGACATGGGCACCAAAGCTTCCTGTTAAAAGGGCCGTCGTTGACTTTTCGTCACCCAATATAGCAAAAGAGATGCATGTGGGTCATTTAAGATCTACTATAATTGGAGACACTCTGGCCCGTATGCTGGAGTTTTCCAATGTTGAAGTTCTTCGGAGAAACCATGTGGGTGACTGGGGCACACAG TTCGGAATGTTAATTGAGTTCCTTTTTGATCAACTTCCTAATTGGGAAGCTGATAGTACCCCAGCTATTGGAGATTTGGAG GGATTCTATAAGGCTTCAAAACAAAGATTTGACAGTGATGCTGAATTCAAGGAAAGGGCGCAAAAGGCGGTCGTTAGTCTTCAG GGCGGTGAGGAGAAGTATCAGAAGGCATGGGCACAAATATGTGAGATCAGCCGAAAAGAATTTCAGAAGGTTTATGAGAGACTTGGGGTTCACTTAGAGGAAAAG GGTGAAAGCTTTTACAATCCGTATATTCCCAAGGCTTTAGAGCTGCTTAATGAGAAGGGATTAATTGAAGAAAGTGAAGGTGCTCGTGTCATCTTTATTGAAGGGAAGAAAATACCTCTTATTGTTGTGAAGAGGGATGGTGGTTTCAACTATGCTTCAACTGATCTTACCGCTCTATG GTATCGACTGAATGAAGAAAAAGCAGACTGGATGGTATATGTGACTGACGTTGGACAGCGAGAGCACTTTGAGATGTTCTTTTCT GCTGCAAAACGTGCGGGCTGGCTTCCTTCAAATGACAAAGATTACCCCAAAGCCAGTCATGTAGGATTTGGTCTAGTTTTAGGAGAAGATGGGAAACGGTTCCGTACTCGAAGTACTGAGGTGGTTAAGCTTGTTGATTTGCTTGATGAGGCCAAGAGCCGGTGTAAATCAGCACTTGAAGAGAGAG GTAAGGGTAAAGAATGGACGGCCGAGGAACTAGAGCGAACTGCTGAGGCTGTAGGATATGGTGCTGTTAA ATATGCTGACCTGAAGAACAACAGGTTGACCAACTATACCTTTAACTTTGATCAGATGCTTAGTGACAAG GGAAATACCGCTGTTTATTTGCTGTACGCGCATGCTCGCATTTGTTCAATCATCAGGAAGTCTGGCAGAGATATAGAGGAGTTAAAAAAG AGCGGGGCAATAGATTTGGCTCATCCAGATGAACGTATGCTAGGTCTCCATTTGCTCCAGTTTGCTGAA ATTGTTGAAGAAGCTTGTACCAATCTTTTGCCAAACTTGGTGTGTGAATATCTTTACAATATATCTGAAGACTTCACTGGATTCTATACCAACTGTCAG GTCGTTGGCTCGGCCGAGGAAACAAGCAGACTCTTGCTGTGTGAGGCAACAGCAGTTGTCATGAGGAAGTGTTTCCATCTATTGGGCATCACTCCTGTTTACAAAATTTAA
- the LOC132636840 gene encoding arginine--tRNA ligase, chloroplastic/mitochondrial-like isoform X2: protein METDKEIIGSQKQQLAKLFEESLRAAFPDVSDVQPLIAICNDAKHGDYQCNNAMSLWNKLKGKGTQLKGPQPVGKAIIENLPASEMIEKCSIAGPGFVNIVLARQWIAKSLQKMLIDGIETWAPKLPVKRAVVDFSSPNIAKEMHVGHLRSTIIGDTLARMLEFSNVEVLRRNHVGDWGTQFGMLIEFLFDQLPNWEADSTPAIGDLEGFYKASKQRFDSDAEFKERAQKAVVSLQGGEEKYQKAWAQICEISRKEFQKVYERLGVHLEEKGESFYNPYIPKALELLNEKGLIEESEGARVIFIEGKKIPLIVVKRDGGFNYASTDLTALWYRLNEEKADWMVYVTDVGQREHFEMFFSAAKRAGWLPSNDKDYPKASHVGFGLVLGEDGKRFRTRSTEVVKLVDLLDEAKSRCKSALEERGKGKEWTAEELERTAEAVGYGAVKYADLKNNRLTNYTFNFDQMLSDKGNTAVYLLYAHARICSIIRKSGRDIEELKKSGAIDLAHPDERMLGLHLLQFAEIVEEACTNLLPNLVCEYLYNISEDFTGFYTNCQVVGSAEETSRLLLCEATAVVMRKCFHLLGITPVYKI, encoded by the exons ATGGAAACT GATAAAGAAATTATTGGGAGTCAAAAGCAGCAATTAGCAAAGCTATTTGAGGAATCGCTTAGAGCAGCATTCCCTGATGTTTCAGATGTGCAGCCTTTGATTGCTATTTGCAATGATGCAAAACATGGTGACTATCAATG CAATAATGCAATGAGCTTGTGGAATAAACTTAAAGGCAAAGGTACACAATTGAAGGGTCCTCAACCTGTTGGAAAG GCAATTATAGAGAATCTTCCTGCATCAGAAATGATAGAGAAGTGCTCTATAGCAGGACCCGGTTTTGTTAATATTGTATTAGCAAGGCAATGGATAGCAAAG AGTCTTCAAAAGATGCTAATAGATGGCATAGAGACATGGGCACCAAAGCTTCCTGTTAAAAGGGCCGTCGTTGACTTTTCGTCACCCAATATAGCAAAAGAGATGCATGTGGGTCATTTAAGATCTACTATAATTGGAGACACTCTGGCCCGTATGCTGGAGTTTTCCAATGTTGAAGTTCTTCGGAGAAACCATGTGGGTGACTGGGGCACACAG TTCGGAATGTTAATTGAGTTCCTTTTTGATCAACTTCCTAATTGGGAAGCTGATAGTACCCCAGCTATTGGAGATTTGGAG GGATTCTATAAGGCTTCAAAACAAAGATTTGACAGTGATGCTGAATTCAAGGAAAGGGCGCAAAAGGCGGTCGTTAGTCTTCAG GGCGGTGAGGAGAAGTATCAGAAGGCATGGGCACAAATATGTGAGATCAGCCGAAAAGAATTTCAGAAGGTTTATGAGAGACTTGGGGTTCACTTAGAGGAAAAG GGTGAAAGCTTTTACAATCCGTATATTCCCAAGGCTTTAGAGCTGCTTAATGAGAAGGGATTAATTGAAGAAAGTGAAGGTGCTCGTGTCATCTTTATTGAAGGGAAGAAAATACCTCTTATTGTTGTGAAGAGGGATGGTGGTTTCAACTATGCTTCAACTGATCTTACCGCTCTATG GTATCGACTGAATGAAGAAAAAGCAGACTGGATGGTATATGTGACTGACGTTGGACAGCGAGAGCACTTTGAGATGTTCTTTTCT GCTGCAAAACGTGCGGGCTGGCTTCCTTCAAATGACAAAGATTACCCCAAAGCCAGTCATGTAGGATTTGGTCTAGTTTTAGGAGAAGATGGGAAACGGTTCCGTACTCGAAGTACTGAGGTGGTTAAGCTTGTTGATTTGCTTGATGAGGCCAAGAGCCGGTGTAAATCAGCACTTGAAGAGAGAG GTAAGGGTAAAGAATGGACGGCCGAGGAACTAGAGCGAACTGCTGAGGCTGTAGGATATGGTGCTGTTAA ATATGCTGACCTGAAGAACAACAGGTTGACCAACTATACCTTTAACTTTGATCAGATGCTTAGTGACAAG GGAAATACCGCTGTTTATTTGCTGTACGCGCATGCTCGCATTTGTTCAATCATCAGGAAGTCTGGCAGAGATATAGAGGAGTTAAAAAAG AGCGGGGCAATAGATTTGGCTCATCCAGATGAACGTATGCTAGGTCTCCATTTGCTCCAGTTTGCTGAA ATTGTTGAAGAAGCTTGTACCAATCTTTTGCCAAACTTGGTGTGTGAATATCTTTACAATATATCTGAAGACTTCACTGGATTCTATACCAACTGTCAG GTCGTTGGCTCGGCCGAGGAAACAAGCAGACTCTTGCTGTGTGAGGCAACAGCAGTTGTCATGAGGAAGTGTTTCCATCTATTGGGCATCACTCCTGTTTACAAAATTTAA
- the LOC132636841 gene encoding glucan endo-1,3-beta-glucosidase 13 encodes MARKYSIIFAACLLLMILGICRASKVGVCYGRNADDLPTPDKAVQLIQMHNIKYVRIYDSNIQVLKAFANTGIELMIGIPNSDLLPFSQFQSNANTWLKNSILPYYPATKITYITVGAELTEAPNSTSTLVVPAMQNVLTALKKAGLHKKIKVSSTHSLGVLSRSFPPSAGAFNSSHAYFLKPMLEFLAENKSPFMIDLYPYYAYRDSSTNVSLDYALFEASSEVIDPNTGLLYTNMFDAQLDAINYALMALNFKTVNIMVTETGWPSKGSPKETAATPDNAQTYNTNLIRHVVNNTGTPAKPGGAVDVYVFSLFNENRKPGLASERNWGLFFPDQTSVYNLDFTGKGVVDMTGNTTGSNGTSWCIASASASEADLKNALSWACGSGNVDCSAIQPSQPCFEPDNLASHASYAFNSYYQQNGATDIACSFGGVGVRTNKNPSYDNCLYATTGGKKAIAGNATAASPSNSSSSSPQRSYQWTQHLLVAFPLFLLVPF; translated from the exons ATGGCAAGGAAATATAGTATAATATTTGCAGCTTGTTTGCTGTTAATGATTCTTG GCATTTGCAGAGCAAGCAAAGTTGGAGTTTGCTACGGACGAAATGCTGATGATCTTCCAACGCCTGATAAAGCTGTGCAGCTCATTCAAATGCACAACATTAAATATGTAAGGATATACGACTCTAACATCCAGGTCCTGAAGGCCTTTGCCAACACCGGAATCGAGCTTATGATCGGAATTCCAAACTCAGATTTGCTCCCGTTTTCGCAGTTCCAGTCTAATGCCAATACATGGTTAAAAAACAGCATACTTCCTTACTATCCAGCCACGAAAATCACTTACATAACTGTTGGTGCTGAACTCACGGAAGCCCCGAATAGTACGTCCACTCTGGTGGTCCCTGCAATGCAAAACGTGTTGACGGCTTTGAAAAAAGCCGGTCTTCATAAGAAGAttaaagtctctagtacccatTCATTGGGTGTATTATCCCGGTCATTCCCGCCTTCTGCAGGAGCATTTAACAGTAGTCATGCATATTTTCTTAAACCGATGTTGGAATTCCTCGCAGAGAATAAGTCACCTTTTATGATCGACTTATATCCGTATTACGCATATCGAGACTCTTCTACCAATGTGTCCTTGGACTACGCGTTATTcgaggcatcctctgaagtgatCGATCCGAACACGGGGCTACTCTACACGAACATGTTCGATGCCCAGCTTGATGCTATTAACTATGCGTTAATGGCTCTAAATTTCAAAACGGTTAATATCATGGTGACCGAGACAGGCTGGCCGTCTAAAGGATCTCCGAAAGAAACGGCTGCAACTCCAGATAATGCTCAGACTTACAACACGAATTTGATCCGACATGTTGTCAATAATACTGGAACACCCGCAAAGCCGGGAGGGGCAGTCGATGTTTATGTTTTCTCGTTGTTCAACGAGAACAGGAAGCCTGGTTTAGCATCCGAGAGGAACTGGGGTTTATTTTTCCCGGACCAGACAAGTGTATATAACCTCGATTTTACTGGAAAGGGTGTTGTAGACATGACCGGAAATACTACCGGTTCAAATGGAACGTCGTGGTGCATTGCTTCAGCTTCTGCATCTGAAGCGGATCTTAAGAATGCGTTGAGTTGGGCTTGTGGTTCTGGAAACGTAGACTGCTCCGCTATACAACCGAGTCAACCGTGTTTTGAGCCTGATAACCTTGCATCACATGCTTCTTATGCGTTCAACAGTTACTACCAGCAAAATGGAGCCACTGATATTGCTTGCAGTTTTGGAGGAGTTGGTGTTAGAACAAACAAGAATCCAA GTTATGACAACTGTCTCTATGCAACGACCGG TGGTAAAAAAGCTATTGCTGGTAATGCAACGGCGGCTAGTCCTTCCAACTCTTCATCATCATCCCCTCAAAGGAGTTACCAGTGGACTCAACATCTACTTGTGGCTTTTCCTCTGTTCCTCCTAGTACCCTTCTGA
- the LOC132636842 gene encoding profilin-1-like — MSWQTYVDDHLMCDIEGNHLSAAAIVGLDGTVWAKSATFPEFKPAEINAILNDFNEPGSLAPTGLHLGGIKYMVIQGEAGVVIRGKKGPGGITIKKTNQALLIGIYDEPMTPGQCNLVVERLGDYLYDQGY, encoded by the exons ATGTCGTGGCAAACATATGTTGATGACCACCTAATGTGTGACATCGAAGGTAACCACCTTAGTGCCGCCGCTATTGTCGGTCTTGACGGCACCGTTTGGGCAAAAAGTGCCACTTTCCCTGAG TTCAAACCCGCAGAGATTAACGCCATCCTGAATGATTTTAATGAGCCCGGTTCACTTGCTCCAACTGGCCTGCATCTTGGTGGCATAAAATACATGGTCATTCAAGGGGAAGCAGGAGTTGTCATTCGAGGAAAGAAG GGACCTGGTGGTATTACTATCAAAAAGACTAATCAGGCTCTACTTATTGGTATCTATGATGAACCAATGACTCCTGGTCAGTGTAACTTGGTTGTTGAGAGGCTTGGCGATTATCTCTATGATCAAGGTTATTAA
- the LOC132637987 gene encoding LOW QUALITY PROTEIN: uncharacterized protein LOC132637987 (The sequence of the model RefSeq protein was modified relative to this genomic sequence to represent the inferred CDS: substituted 2 bases at 2 genomic stop codons), whose product MEDVRSWSEELTWAIQHGREKAATGLVTDKDIKEEIAKIKKEDLLRFKDIDPLHSGRAAEPIYRDKLTGQQMSKKEFLKSWKKQEDKEKQKEIKLEWGKGLAQKRKLEARLQELESENDEAFARSRDDPXLDXMQKERPRWGDDSMAHLVKKKHGETVLPDLWASEEMKESGFRIPQEIPAHTWIKRRLDVPPNRYSIKPGRHWDGVDCSKGYEKELFKRVNDKGASTRREAYLWLVSNM is encoded by the exons atGGAAGATGTTAGGAGTTGGTCAGAGGAGCTCACGTGGGCTATACAACATGGAAGAGAGAAAGCTGCT ACTGGTTTGGTTACTGACAAAGATATCAAAGAAGAGATTGCTAAGATAAAGAAGGAAGACCTGCTGAG GTTTAAAGACATAGACCCTTTGCACAGTGGCAGAGCGGCTGAACCGATATATCGGGATAAACTAACAG GGCAACAAATGTCAAAGAAAGAGTTTTTGAAGTCTTGGAAGAAGCAGGAAGACAAGGAGAAGCAAAAG GAAATAAAACTGGAATGGGGAAAGGGTTTGGCTCAAAAGCGAAAGCTCGAGGCTAGGCTTCAAGAATTAGAAAGTGAGAACGACGAGGCATTTGCACGGAGCAG AGATGATCCTTAACTTGATTGAATGCAGAAGGAAAGACCTCGATGGGGTGATGACTCAATGGCTCATTTGGTTAAG AAAAAGCATGGGGAGACAGTGCTTCCAGACCTTTGGGCCAGTGAGGAAATGAAGGAATCAGGTTTTAGGATTCCACAAGAAATCCCTGCTCACACCTGGATCAAAAGAAGATTAGATGTGCCGCCCAAccgttatagtatcaaaccagGGAGACACTGGGATGGGGTCGACTGCAGTAAAG GATATGAGAAGGAATTGTTTAAGAGGGTGAATGATAAAGGAGCAAGTACCAGACGGGAAGCGTATCTGTGGTTAGTGTCCAATATGTGA
- the LOC132636843 gene encoding profilin-4-like, whose translation MSWQTYVDDHLMCEVEGGGHLTAAAIIGHDGSVWAQSANFPKFKAEEMKAILTDFDQPGHLAPTGLFLGGSKYMVIQGEPGAVIRGKKGSGGITIKKTNQALLFGIYDEPVTPGQCNLMVERLGDYLIDQDL comes from the exons ATGTCGTGGCAAACGTACGTAGATGACCATTTGATGTGTGAAGTTGAAGGTGGTGGCCACCTTACTGCCGCCGCCATCATTGGCCACGATGGCTCCGTTTGGGCACAAAGTGCCAATTTCCCTAAG TTTAAAGCAGAGGAGATGAAGGCCATATTGACTGATTTTGATCAGCCAGGCCATCTAGCACCAACAGGATTATTTCTTGGAGGATCAAAATATATGGTGATTCAAGGAGAGCCTGGTGCTGTCATTCGTGGAAAAAAG GGTTCAGGAGGAATAACTATCAAGAAGACAAATCAAGCTTTGTTATTTGGTATATATGATGAGCCTGTTACTCCTGGACAATGCAATTTGATGGTTGAGAGATTGGGAGATTATCTCATTGATCAAGACCTCTAG